In the Oscarella lobularis chromosome 14, ooOscLobu1.1, whole genome shotgun sequence genome, one interval contains:
- the LOC136195137 gene encoding radial spoke head 10 homolog B-like, whose product MDDDDAYLGAASGDEENDIDDEETADVFDEGSSVTHRDVEDEDDEESYHEPSLAIFILEKFRSSDGETVLMTDFCGEGEAVFFGGHVYRGEFKNGVMHGKGIYIWSDGVQYEGDFEDSTVTGEGTYIWSDGSKYVGHVVNGIRHGYGAFYCSTRPPSIYEGQWEDGRRHGRGEIYFDEKKTSYYKGDWYYNRREGNGERRYGSGNVYIGQWRNNRRNGKGTMWWHNRGEKYTGDWHNGVQQGQGEHIWYHKRTTGSQYAIRNRYSGQWTSAYRDGYGVFEYATGARYEGEWKRNKKHGEGKFVFQSGVVFEGRFHDDSMSEGALVQETRSQTPEISLKGDVRPGSRGGLVDAQTHNPFSLAIEDLLDDDLSIDEELKQLHYVILRSIGQLRKIYHFYSVLGHRTAEDNTFVLDRFQLWRMFKDCDFLPGRTTLSEIDRVIDYCLGDDDDNAESIHSPSAQFLVRHFLRLLVYVAHHVYVDEYQYRTAQKPGSVLASCLSRLLEESILPNAMKIKGTFLVCPKEKIDHALQYKPTCWNLYKTQTQRRKIAPYDDVMTMRRFLFILNDSGLINANLTARLAVSVIARDNPTADDGIDLNLDTEIVFLEFFEALMECASIAIQPPPARRLSTKSEHEIIVIERKKEEEPSPPVDHPPVVVTTTTTTKNRRKSDDNVTKKKLDSASKSSLKRKSSKDLRKSGTKKTSIESNHDVKSATSSKHDLAKTSKSASSSLVSVASSVHQVVSNVSLAQQAIVEEADSEAEIDEPDVAVAAVASVEKIASRSSSIAPLEKMEDIPEDPFEFWCWQLDKFFNKHLFPAFGLSSN is encoded by the exons GGAGGACACGTCTATCGA GGTGAGTTCAAGAACGGGGTAATGCACGGAAAGGGAATTTATATTTGGAGTGACGGTGTGCAGTACGAA GGAGATTTCGAAGATAGTACTGTAACAGGCGAAGGGACGTACATCTGGTCTGACGGCAG CAAATACGTGGGGCATGTTGTCAATGGAATTCGTCATGGTTACGGCGCTTTCTACTGCTCCACTCGTCCGCCGTCGATCTATGAAGGCCAATGGGAAGACGGACGACGTCACGGACGCGGAGAAATCTacttcgacgaaaagaagacgtccTATTACAAAGGCGACTGGTATTACAacagaagagaaggaaacggAGAGCGAAGATACGG GTCAGGCAACGTTTACATAGGCCAATGGAGAAATAATCGTCGCAACGGAAAGGGAACGATGTGGTGGCACAATCGCGGGGAAAAGTACACAGGCGATTGGCACAACGGAGTCCAG CAAGGCCAAGGAGAACACATTTGGTATCACAAAAGAACGACGGGATCTCAG taCGCGATTCGGAATCGTTATTCTGGCCAATGGACGAGCGCCTATCGCGACGGCTACGGCGTCTTCGAATACGcaac aGGGGCTCGCTATGAAGGAGAGTGGAAGCGTAATAAGAAACACGGCGAGggaaaattcgtttttcaaaGCGGAGTCGTTTTTGAGGGTCGTTTCCATGATGATTCGATGTCCGAGGGAGCGCTCGTACAAGAAACGCGATCCCAAACGCCCGAAATATCTCTAAAGg GCGACGTGAGACCCGGAAGTCGAGGCggcctcgtcgacgctcaAACACACAATCCCTTTTCTCTCGCAATCGAGGAtctccttgacgacgatttaTCAATCGATGAAGAACTCAAACAG CTTCATTACGTGATTCTTCGAAGCATCGGACAACTGCGAAAAATCTATCATTTCTATAGCGTTCTTGGTCACAGAACAGCGGAAGATAATACCTTCGTTTTAGATCGATTTCAA cTTTGGAGAATGTTCAAGGATTGCGATTTTCTTCCGGGCAGAACGACTCTTTCGGAAATAGACCGAGTCATAG attATTGTCTTGgggatgatgatgataatgcGGAATCTATTCATAGTCCTTCGGCTCAGTTTCTCGTGCggcattttcttcgtcttctcgtttaCGTGGCACATCACGTTTACGTGGACGAATATCAATATCGCACTGC GCAAAAACCCGGAAGTGTTCTAGCGAGTTGCCTCAGTCGACTGCTGGAAGAATCTATTCTCCCAAACGCAATGAAAATCAAAG GAACATTCCTCGTGTGCCCAAAGGAAAAGATAGATCACGCTCTCCAATACAAACCCACTTGCTGGAACCTCTATAAAACGCAAACTCAACGCAGAAAA ATTGCCCCCTATGACGACGTGATGACCATGCGACGTTTCCTCTTCATCCTCAAC GATAGCGGACTTATCAACGCGAATTTAACAGCGCGACTTGCCGTCAGCGTCATAGCGAGAGATAACCCGACAGCGGACGACGGAATCGATCTCAATCTCGACACAGAG atcgtttttcttgaatTTTTCGAAGCGTTGATGGAGTGCGCTTCCATAGCGATtcagccgccgccggcgcgaCGACTATCGACGAAAAGTGAACACGAGATTATTGTCATAgagcgaaagaaagaagaggagccgTCACCTCCGGTCGATCATCCTCCCGTCGttgtcacgacgacgacgacgacgaaaaatcgaaggaaATCCGACGATAATgtaacgaaaaagaaattggatTCGGCGAGCAAATCGtccctgaaaagaaaatcgagtaAGGATCTACGAAAATCCGggacaaagaagacgagtATCGAGTCGAATCACGACGTAAAGAGTGCAACATCGAGCAAACACGATTTAGCAAAA ACTTCAAAGAGCGCTTCATCGtctctcgtctccgtcgcgTCGAGCGTTCATCAAGTCGTTTCTAATGTATCGCTCGCTCAGCAGGCGATTGTCGAAGAAGCGGACAGCGAAGCGGAAATCGATGAGCCGGATGTTGCCGTCGCTGCCGTGGCGAGCGTCGAGAAAATAGCGTCGCGATCGTCTTCAATAGCGCCACTTGAGAAAATGGAAG ATATACCCGAAGATCCGTTTGAATTTTGGTGCTGGCAGTTAGATAAGTTTTTCAATAAGCATCTATTTCCTGCCTTTGGTTTGAGTTCGAATTGA
- the LOC136195503 gene encoding angiomotin-like protein 1: protein MDVWLHEKDVEETCKWLSNLALSHDYTNSIRENSVDGLQLMHVENEMLDKLNVRDTGDRLKILNAVFDVREHMKNSLDRRPATTPPPLGLETIVEGENEEEENDEENAGAGEGEEGAGRVELEEVIQVVVHEEEEEEEEEEEESDDDEEFHIIMRDDGDSESKRIDQLARENATLRRDLDERLSRLLKYEVEMGQLQQAYDLLKSSGSKKEKLELAMRSRLEDEVKTLRETNQLLEAELENQQHLHMATSKATVDELNSRLAESDHTAATLRNRASAAEEACEQLELELHQCQNQLAERDGEIQGVTNELYYAREEIQRLEEECRKKSSIAEKVLGLQDAVKSLHDASEKKEGLETRLRMQLEQEVKQLRMEKAAGWRAAAAAAAAANGLETSGNRVSMKGNGAAGGATALPPGDGHMRESSGDKAAADRRLLELDVQLASLRDMLKAKNQMIDVLKRETAEKDARLTAVERVLRPNGPLESQSPQQSSQQQQQQQQQQEELPLYQKNGQVPPPPSYQMSGRSGFSSGDYEVLQV from the exons aTGGACGTGTGGCTgcacgaaaaagacgtcgaagaaacgtGCAAATGGCTATCGAATCTCGCCCTTTCGCACGACTATACGAATTCGATACGAG AAAACAGCGTCGACGGTCTCCAATTGATgcacgtcgaaaacgagatgCTCG ACAAATTGAACGTTCGCGACACGGGCGATCGACTCAAAATTCtcaacgccgtcttcgacgtgCGCGAACACATGAAAAACagtctcgatcgtcgaccggcgacgacgccgccgccgctcggtCTCGAAACGATCGTGGAGGgagagaacgaagaggaggagaacgaTGAAGAGAACGCGGGGgcgggggagggggaggagggggCGGGGCGAGTCGAACTCGAAGAAGTCATTCAGGTTGTCGTCcatgaggaggaggaggaagaggaggaggaggaggaggagagcgacgacgacgaagaatttcacATTATTatgcgcgacgacggcgattcggagtcgaaacgaatcgatcaATTGGCGCGCGAGAAcgcgacgcttcgacgcgaTTTGGACGAACGCTTGAGTCGACTTCTCAAA TATGAAGTCGAAATGGGACAGTTACAGCAGGCGTACGATTTGCTCAAGTCGTCCGGttcgaaaaaggaaaaattggaATTGGCTATGAGATCGcgtctcgaagacgaagtgaaaACATTGCGAGAAACGAATCAACTTCTAGAAG CTGAGCTTGAGAATCAACAGCATTTGCACATGGCCACGTCGAAAGCG ACAGTGGATGAATTGAATTCCCGACTGGCGGAGAGCGACCACACGGCGGCAACGTTGAGAAATCGAG CGTCGGCCGCCGAGGAGGCATGCGAGCAACTCGAACTGGAGCTTCATCAGTGCCAGAATCAATTGGCggaaagagacggcgagaTACAAGGCGTAACGAACGAACTCTATTACGCGCGAGAAGAGATACAGCGGCTAGAGGAAGAG TGTCGGAAGAAGAGCTCGATTGCCGAGAAGGTGCTCGGGCTTCAAGACGCCGTCAAATCTCTTCACGACGCTTCAGAGAAAAAGGAGGGTCTCGAGACGCGACTTCGAATGCAGCTCGAACAGGAAGTGAAACAGTTGCGAATGGAAAAGGCGGCCGGTTGGagagcggcggcagcggcggcagcggcggcg AATGGTTTGGAGACTTCTGGAAATCGCGTGTCGATGAAGGGAAATGGTGCGGCGGGCGGAGCGACTGCTTTGCCGCCTGGCGACGGTCACATGAGAGAGAGTAGCGGCGATAAGGCGGCCGccgatcgacgacttctcgAATTGGATGTTCA ATTGGCTTCGCTGAGAGACATGCTCAAGGCGAAGAATCAAATGATCGATGTCTTGAAGAGGGAAACGGCGGAGAAGGACGCGCGATTGACGGCCGTCGAAAGGGTTCTGCGTCCCAACGGGCCTTTGGAATCGCAGTCGCCTCAACAATCGtcacaacaacagcaacagcaacagcaacaacaggaGGAGCTACCACTGTATCAAAAAAATGGGCAAGTGCCACCGCCACCCAGCTATCAGATGTCTGGACGCTCCGGCTTCTCTTCTGGTGACTATGAGGTGCTCCAGGTATAG
- the LOC136195147 gene encoding sodium/potassium-transporting ATPase subunit beta-3-like — protein MSSTSKNGPQADRMLSVSTNEPEEKLTRRERLRVWANDFKKRAKLTLHNKETGEYLTRTPSSWAKIGAFYFVLYSCLAAFFAVCLTVFLVTIPSIEEGPRFSNIITESLGVGIAPRPSKKVSISYVREHDLAPQRLNTAKKIKNALYRAGYSTDEQDSLLPLEMKHCNGASFGTPQEPCVFFIANRIFNFKPETALSWQCNYLSGNLVEKNLTLILYPSRIEPERFAFGKNDSFQSPFFVGHFDLRRSFKMREAVDGLFECFFVPVDKSVDIDVQKQEFKIEYN, from the exons atgtcgtcgacatCCAAAAACGGTCCTCAAGCGGATCGCATGCTCTCCGTCTCAACGAACGAGCCGGAGGAAAAACTGACGCGAAGAGAGCGACTCCGTGTTTGGGCGAACGACTTCAAAAAGCGAGCGAAACTCACGCTTCACAACAAAGAGACAGGCGAATATCTCACTCGAACACCATCAAGCTGGG CAAAAATCGGAGCCTTCTATTTCGTCCTCTACTCGTGCTTGGCCGCATTTTTCGCCGTCTGCTTGaccgtttttctcgtcacgATACCATCGATCGAAGAGGGGCCCCGCTTCTCGAACATCATAACGGAGAGCCTCGGCGTGGGCATCGCTCCCCGACCGAGCAAGAAAGTATCGATTTCGTACGTTCGCGAGCACGATCTCGCCCCACAACGCCTCAATACcgcgaagaaaatcaaaaacgcTTTATATC GTGCTGGATACAGTACCGATGAGCAAGAcagtcttcttcctcttgaAATGAAACATTGCAATGGAGCGTCGTTTGGAACCCCCCAGGAGCCATGCGTTTTTTTCATTGCGAATAGA atATTCAATTTTAAACCGGAGACTGCGCTCAGCTGGCAATGCAATTATCTATCAGGGAATCTTGTCGAAAAG aatttgaCTTTGATTTTGTATCCTAGTCGCATTGAGCCGGAACGCTTTGCTTTCGGAAAGAACGACTCGTTTCAAAGTCCTTTCTTTGTCGGACACTTTGATTTGAGGAGGAGTTTCAAAATGAGGGAAGCAGTCGATGGATTATTCGAATGCTTCTTTGTGCCGGTTGACAAGTCCGTAGACATTGACGTTCAAAAACAGGAATTCAAAATTGAGTACAATTGA